Sequence from the Hamadaea flava genome:
TCGTGCAGCTGCCCGAGATCCTCGGCGAGATCGCCGGGGTCGGCCCGAAGAGCCGGACGGTCGAGACGAAGGCGGCGGCGCTGGTCGCCGCGATCGGCCCGGAGCTGCACATCCTCCGGGAGGCGCCGCTGGACCAGATCGGCGCGGCCGGGGGCACCGACCTCCAGGAGGCGATCCGCCGGTTGCGGGCCGGCGAGGTCCGGCGCATTCCCGGCTACGACGGGGAGTACGGCGTGATCCGGCTCTTCGATCCCGGCGAGTTGGGTGCGGCCGACGCCCTCTTCGAGGTGCCCGTCGTACCGGTCACCCGGGTGCCCGCGCCGAAGCAGCGTACGCCCCGGGCCAGTCGCGAACCGGTGTCCCGGCCGGTCTCCAGCCCGCCGCCGGTGGTGTCCCCGCCGCCACCGCCGCCGGTCTCCCCGCACGAGCCGTTCGAGCCGATGCTGGCCGGGATGGAAGAGGTCGGCACCGGACTGCTCGACCGGCTCGACGCCATGCAACGGGTGGCCGCCTCCGCGCCGGGTGGCCCGCTGCTCATCGTCGCCGGTCCGGGCACCGGCAAGACGCGTACGCTGACCCACCGGATCGCGTACCTGTGCGCGGAGATGCACGTCTTCCCGGAGCAGTGCCTGGCGATCACCTTCACCCGGCGAGCCGCCGAGGAGTTGCGGGAACGCCTGAAGGCGCTGCTCGGTCCGGTGTCGGGCGACGTCACCGTCTCCACCTTCCACGCGCTGGCCCTGTCACTGCTCCGCGAGCAGGACAAGTCGCTGGTCATCGCCGAGACTCCGGACGCACACGGCGTGACGCTGGACGACCTGGTGCCACGCCTCGTCAAGTTGCTGCGCGCCAAGCCCGATCTGGCCCACTCGCTGCGCAACCGGTGGCGATGGGTCTTCGTCGACGAGTATCAGGACGTCGACGAAGACCAGTACGAGCTGCTGCGGTTGCTCGTCCCGGCCGACGGCAACCTGTGCGCCATCGGCGATCCCGATCAGGCGATCTATTCCTTCCGCGGCGCGGACGTCCAGTACTTCCTGCGATTCGCCAAGGACTTCACCGACGCCCGGCTCGTCCGGCTCACCCGCAACTACCGCTCGTCCGCGCCGATCATCGCGGCGGCGGTGCAGGCGATCGCGCCGACGTCGCTGGTGCCGGGACGGCGGCTCGATCCGGCCAAGGTCGACCCCGAGGCGCCTCTCATCGGCCGGTACGCCGCCGGATCTGCCGCCGAGGAGGCCGAGTTCATCGCGCGTACGGTGGACGAACTGGTCGGCGGCGTGTCACACCGGTCGAAGGCCGACACCCGGGGGGTGCAGTCGGTCACCGTCTCCTTCACCGATGTGGCCGTCCTCTATCGGACCGACGCGCAGGCGGCCACGATCGTCGACGCGTTGCAGCGCGCGGGAATCCCTGTGCAGAAGCGTTCACACGACCGGCTGCGGGACCGGCCCGCCGTCAGCGCCATCGCGGCCGAGATGCGCCTCGCCCAGGGCGACGAGCCGAACTTGATCAGTCGGATGAAGCAGGCCGCTCAGGTGCTCGCCGAACGTCCGGCGCTGGACAGCACGCTCAGCCCCGAGGATCTGTGGGCGGCGGTCGACCTGCTGACGCCGCTGGCCCGGCGCTGTGAGAAGGCCGGCCTGGAGACCTTCCTCACCGAGCTGGCCACCGGAGCCGAGGTCGACGCGCTGGACCCGCGAGCCGAGGCGGTCACGCTGCTCACCCTGCACGCCGCCAAGGGCCTGGAGTTCCCGGTGGTGTTCCTCGCCGGCTGCGAGAACGGGTTGCTGCCGCTCCGGCTACCGGGCGCCGCCACCCGGCTGACCCCGGACGAGCAGACCGCCGCCGAGGCGGAGGAACGCCGGTTGTTCTTCGTCGGCATCACGCGGGCGCAGCGGCGCTTGTACCTGACCCACGCGGCCAAGCGATTCCGGTACGGCTCCGAGCGTGAGGCCAGCCCGACGCCGTTCCTCGACACCATCGACGCCGGCCTGCTCGAATGGTTGGGCGACACCGCCCCGGTACGCCGTCGCGACCAGCAGTTGCGGTTGCTTTAGCGGAGTTGTCCGATGCGGGCAGGACTGGCGTAACCGCACCGGATGAGGCAGGGTATTCCCAGGATTTCATGATGTTCACGGGACAACGACCTGGAGGGACGTGGGGATGTCGGTCCGACTGGTCACCGTCGACGCCGTAACGCTGGCTCGGCTCGGATACGCCGCGGCGGTCTCGGCGTACCCGGACATTTCTCTGGTGGGCCAGGCGACCAGCCCCGACGAAGCCGTCGAGCTGGTGAACGCGTTGTCGCCCAACGTGGTCGCGGTGGACACGCATCTGCCGGAGGGCGACGGCGTCCAACTCGCCGTGAAGCTGCGCGCGGAGCACCCCCACCTGGGCATCGTCCTGACCGGCCCGGCCGAGGACGACTACATCTTCCGGGCGCTCGAAGCCGGGCTGTCGGCGTTCCTGCCCCGCACCGCCACCGTCGAGCTGCTGATGTCGGCAGTACGCCATGCGGCGGTCGCCCCGGCCTCGTTCACCGCGCCCAACCTGGCCGCGGCCCTGGCACGCCGGCGCGCGCGCGCCGCCGCGCTGAGCCCGCGCGAGGAGGAGATCCTGCGGCACCTCAACACCGGCTCGTCGCTCGCCTCGATCGCGAGCCAGCTGCGGTTGACCGAGTCGACAGTGCGGACCTACGTCGCGCGGCTCTATGACAAGCTCGGCGTCCACAACCGGGCGCAGGCGCTGATCGTCGCCGCGCAGCACGACCTGCTCTGACGGCCGGCCCGCCGAGCGCGGGCTAGCCGACGAACGACTCGAAGATCCGGATCACCCCGGGCCCGATCACCACCACGAACAGGGCCGGAAGCAAGCAGAACACCAGTGGGAAGACCACCTTCACAGGGACCTTCGCCGCCGCCGCCTCCGCGTACTGCCGCCGCTTGACGCGCATCTCCCGGGCCTGTTCGCGGAGCACGTCGGCGATCGGGATACCCAGCTCGGTGGCCTGCAGCAGCGCGGTCGCGACGGTCCGCAGCTCCAGCACCGACGTACGCGATCCGAGCGCTCGCAACGCGTCGGCCCGCCGCTGACCCATCTGCATCTCGTGCAGCATCCGGGCGAACTCCCGGCCGACCTCGCCGGGCAGCGTTCCGGCGACCTGGGCGACCGCCGCGTCGAAGCCCAGACCGGCCTCGACGGAGAGAGTGAGCAGGTCCAGCGCGTCCGGCAGCTGACGGCGGATCGCGGTCTGCCGCCGCAGTCCGATGTCGTAGACGATGACGAACGGCAGCCAGAATCCGGCCGCCGTGCCCAGGATCGTCCAGACCGCGATCCACGGGATCGAGTCGCTGACCAACAGGCCGAAGAAGAACCCGATGACCGCGCCGCCGAGTAGTCCGATGCCCTGCATCTCCATGAGCCGCTCGGCCGGCCAGCCCGGCGGGTTCCCGGCGTAGTCCAGCCACTTCTGCAGCCGGCTGACCGCGCGATGCGGTGTCAGCGTCCGGCCGAGTCCCGCGATGCGCTGGCCCAGTGGGGGCAGGTTGCGGTCGCTCGACGTGGCGGTACTGCTGGGCGGCGCGGTGCCAGGGGCGTACATGCGGTCGATGGACTCGATCGCCTTCGCCACGTTGTCACGCCGGCTCGACGTGGCGATCAGCAGGGACACCGCCAGCACGATCGCGAGGAAGATCGCCCCCAGGCCGGACAGCGCGATGACGTCGATCATCTCAGACCTCCACCTTGACGACCTTGAGCAGCCACGCGATGCCGATGCCGAGCAGCACCGCCCCGCCGACCGACATGGCGATCCCCATCGGGGTCTCCACCAGCGGCAACAGGTAGCTGCCCTTCACCGCGAGCATGTACAGCAGGACCGCGAACGGCAGGCCGATGAGCACGTACGCCGACAGCCGACCCTCCGCCGACAGCGCCTTGACCTGCCGCTGGAGGGTGGCTCGTTCCCGCATCGTGTTGACCGTCGTGGTGAGCACCTCGGCGAGGTTGCCGCCGACCTCCCGCTGCACCTTGATGGCGACGACGGCGAAGGCCAAGTCCTTGTTGTGCATCCGCTGACCCACCCGCTCCAGCGCGTCCTCGATCTCGGCGCCCAGCCGGACCTCGCCCAGCGCCCGCCCGAACTCGGCCTGCATCGAGCCGCCGATCTCGTGCGTCATAGCTTCGACCGCCTGCGCGAGCGAGAAGCCCGAGCGCAGCGAACCGATCACCAGTTGCAGGGCGTCCGGCAGCCCGGCGGCGAAGGCGGTGGCCCGGCGGCCGGCCCGGACACGGTGGTAGACCGCGGTCGCACCCCATCCGGCGAGGGCGCCCAGCACCATCCCGATCCACCACGGCACGAACAGCAGCGCGAAGAGCAGCGCGCCGACAGCCACCGCGCCCAGGCGCAGCAGCAGCCACTCGTGCGGCAGCATGCGCAGCGACGCCAGCTCGATCTGCCGCGCCAACCGGCCTTCCACATTGGTCTGGCGCATCACCTGTTGCGAGAGCTGCAACGCGGTCTGGGCGATCGCGGTGTCCGCCTCGACCGGGGGCGGCGGAGCCGGGCCGGACCTCGTCGAGAACTGCTCGACCTGAGCGAAGCGGCGCCGCCGGGCGTCGGCGGTCAGCAGCGGCCCGATCAGCAGCACACCCGCGATCAGCAGGCCGACGAAGATGACGCCCAGCAGCGAGTAGAGCATCCAGTCGGGGATGCCGCCGGAGCGTACGCCGACGAGCGGGGTGGCCTTTCGGGTATCCGGGACGAACGACAGCCGCATGTCGGTGGCGGCCGTGCCGGTCCCGGCTTTCGCCGAGATCACCAGCGTGCCGTCCTTGCCTTGCAGCTCCGGCGGAATGGTGACGCGGACCAGCAACTGCGCCGAGAACGCGCCGGCCGCCTGGGTGAACACACCCGTGAGCGCCTGCGGATCGCCCGCCCGGTACGCCTTCCCCCCGGTCGCCTGGGACAGGTTCGCGAGAACGGCCGCGGTGGCCTCTTGCGTCTTGAAGGCGATGGTGTCGACCGGGATCGCGCCCGCGGCCTTCCGGGCGTCCTCGTAGCCCACGGAGGAAGCGGTGTCCGCGCCGTCGGAGAGCACGACGATGCGCTTCTCGTCGTACTGACCGTTGAGCACGTCCGCTGCCGCGCGTATGGCGTCGTAGAGCGCGGTCTCGCCCTTGGCCTGCACCCCCGCGACGGCGGATCGGGCACGCGTACGGTCGGCGGTCGCCCGGACGACGACGAGGGCCGGGGAGCCGGCGGTGACCACGCCGACTTGGATGTCGGCAGGCAGCGCGCTGAGGAAGGAGGCCGCCGCCGACTTCGCGGCCGACAGCGGCTCGCCGTTCATCGAGCCGGACGTGTCGATGACCAGCGCGACGGCCCGGCGCAGGGCGCGGCCCTGACTCTGCCCGACCGGCGCCGCGGTCAGCGGGACGGCTCGGCCGTCCACCTGGGCGGTCAGCGTGTCCTGCGACAACGCGTTGCCCGACGGCAGATCCGAACCGGTCAGGTAGAACTCGACCAGACCGGCTTCCTGCCGCACGGACGACGCGCTCAGCCGCGGCTCCGCGTACGCCGGACCGGCGGCGAGCAGCGTCAGCACGCCGGCCAGACCGCCGGTGAGGAGCGCGAGACGGCGCATGTCACATCCCTTCGGGCTCGCCGAAGATCACGGGGTCGACGACGACGCCCCGATCGGCGAGCGACTCCAAGAACTTCGGGCGTACGCCGGTGGCCAGCAGTTGGCCCAGGTGACGGCCCTTCTGATCGAACCCGGCGCGGTGATCGAAGGTGAACAGGTCCTGCGTGACGACGCCTTCGCCGTCCATGCCCACGACCTCGGTGATGTGCGTGATCCGGCGCGTGCCGTCGCGCAGCCGGCTCAGGTGCACGATGACGTCGACGGCCGAGGCGATCTGCTCCCGGATCGCGCGTACCGGCAGGTCCATGCCTGCCATGAGCACCATGGTCTCCAACCGGGCGATCGAGTCGCGCGGGGAGTTAGCGTGCACTGTGGTCAGTGAGCCGTCGTGGCCGGTGTTCATGGCCTGCAGCATGTCCAGGGCCGCGCCGTCGCGGACCTCGCCGACGACGATGCGGTCCGGCCGCATACGCAGCGCGTTGCGGACGAGGTCGCGGATGGTGACCTCGCCCCGGCCCTCGAAGTTCGGCGGCCGGGCCTCCATCCGCAGCACGTGGTCCTGGGCGAGGCGCAGCTCGGCCGAGTCCTCGATGGTGATGATGCGTTCCTCGGTGGGCAGGAACGACGAGACCACGTTGAGCAGCGTGGTCTTACCCGTGCCGGTACCGCCGGAGACGACGATGTCCAGCCGGCCCTGCACGCACGCCCGCAACAAGTCCGCGACCTGGGGATGCAGGGTCCCGAACCGCATGAGATCGGTGATGCTGAACGGTTCGGCGGAGAACTTCCGGATCGTCAGCGCCGCACCGTCCAAGGCGATCGGCGGGACCACCGCGTTCACCCGGGAACCGTCGGGCAGCCGCGCGTCGACCATCGGGCTCGACTCGTCCACGCGCCGGCCCACGCGAGCCACGATCTTGTCGATGACGCGCCGCAGGTGCTGCTCGTCCATGAACGCGACGTCCGCCTCGAAGAGCCGGCCCTCGCGCTCCATGTAGACGCGGTCCCAGGCGTTCACCATGATCTCGGTGATCGACGGGTCGCGGAGCATCGGCTCGATCGGGCCGTGGCCCAAGATCTCGTCGATGATCTGCCGGTACGCCAACGCGCGGTCGCCCGCCGTGAGCGCCGTCTCCTCCTGGGCCAGGACGTCGGGCAGTGCCTCGCGGACTCGGCGGGCCAGCTCCTCGTCGTCGGCGACCGTCTCGTAAAGCTGTGGTCCCAACAGTTCCAGCAGCGCCTCGTGCGCCCGCCGGCGCACCGCCGCCAACGGGTCGTACGCCCGCCGCTGGTTGCGTCGCACGTTGGAGACGACCGAGCTAATCGGCATCGAGGACACCGGTGCGGCGTACGCGGCCGCCGCCTCACCCGCCGCCGCCAGCCGTTCCTGGAGTACGCCGGCACTCGATCCGTTGCGCTGGCCGAGCCGATCCTGCAGGCTCATCGGACCTAACCCCTTCCTCGGCCGAACCGGCTGCGCTTCTGCAAGTCCGCCACGTTCGGGTTCAGGAACAGCCGGGTCGCCAGATCCTTGTACGCCTGACTCACCGGATGACTGGGGCTCGACACCGTCAGCGGAACCCCCGCGTTGGCCGCGACCGGGACGTCCCGGCTGGACGGGATCGACCCGACGATCGGCATGCGGACGATCTTCTCGACGTCGCCGCTGCTCAGCCCGACCTTGGAGTCGGCCCGGTTGAGCACCAGAGTGCGAGCCGCCTTGCGGTAGTCGAGCAGGTCGAACATGTCGAGGGTCACCCGCGTGTTCTTCAGCGACGGGATCTCCGGCGTGGTGACGAGCAGGTAGTGGTGGGTGGCGTCGAGCGCGGCGAGCATCTGCTCGGAGAACGCGCTCGCGGTGTCGATGACGACGTACTCGAAGGCGTCGCGGGCGAGCTGGATGAGATCGCTGATCAGCTGCCGGCCGATGTCCTCGGCGGCGGCCGGCTGCACCGGCGCGAGCAGCACGTCCAGCCCGCTGCGATAAGGCGCTAGCAGCGAGCGCAGCCCGGTCTCGTCGATCCGGTCGGCGACCGGGATGGCGTCGGCGATGGTCCGCTCCGGGCTCAGCTGGGTGAGGATCGCGACATCGCCGAAGGCGAGATCGAGGTCCATCAGGCACACCTTGTGCCGGCCGCCGTCGGCCAGCGCCACCGCCAGGTTGATCGCGGTCGTCGTCTTGCCCACCCCGCCTTTGGCGGCGAAGACCGTGATGACCTGCCCGCCCATCGGTTCCGGGCCGTCCTCGGGCGTACGCGCCGACGGGACGGTCTGGCCGTTGAGCTTCGGTTTGGCCTCCAGCTGCCGGGACAGATCCTGCGATCGCGCGCACGCGGCGAGGATCGCGGCGGGGTCGTTGGCGTCCACGACCTCGCGTACGCCGGCTCGGATGGCCTCGGTCATGACGTTGACGTCGAGATGCTGGCGCAGCAGCACGACGCCGAGGGTCGGCCGCCGCACCCGGCACTGTTCGGAGAAGCCGACCGCCTCGGCCAGGGGAGTGCTCGGGCCGAGCACCACCAGCTGCTCGGCCCGTTCGGTGTTCACCAGCTCGACCAGGGAATCCGCCGTGGACACGACGTGGGTCTCTTCGATGCCGAACAGGGTCGCGAGCTGTTTCGCCTGCTGCTGCCACTGTTCGTAGACGATGGTCATGGCCTGTTCGCCCTTCGCGGTCGCATGTGTCCAGGCGAGGATCAGTTCAGCGGTACGCCGTTGTCTATCGCCTTACCGACCTCAACGACCGACGAATCGGTAAGTAGAGCCAGGGTCAGGTCGCAGCCCATGTCGGTGGCGTGGACGAACTTCGTGGCGTCGTCCTGGTTTGCGGAGATTGTCACGATAAGGGTGACCTTGCCGTCGGCGTCGAGCTGTGTACGCTGCTCGGCCGTCTGCGTCGAGGTCTGCCCGCCCTCGCCGTACGCACCGACCGCGAGGACCTCCATGCGCGGCAGCAGCACCATGGACCGGCGGCGGTTCTGGTCGTACTTCTTCTTGAACTCGGCGTCGAGGATGTCGCAGGTGGCGAAGACGGCGACGGTGGAACCGGGCCGGACGAAGCCGCCGACCTCTCGTTCGACGTCGAACTTGCCGCTCAGCGCCAGCATCTTCTCCGGTACGGCGATACCGCCCGACAGCTTCGTGGCCTGGCCGAACATGCCCTTGAGGAGCAGCTGGCGAGCCTGGACGTCGGCGGTCACCACGAGCTTGTCGAGGTCGATCGAGATGTCCTGCATGACGTCTTCGGGCAGCGAGGACTTCGGCATCACGACGTCCTCGGTCATGCCCCGGTCCCGGATGACCGCGCCGGTGGTGCCGGCCGGGATGCGTACCTTGGCCACCCGGACGTGCACGGCCTCCTGCCCGGCGGCCACGGAGTTCTTGGTCGCGATGAGGTACGCGAACACCGCACCGGTGCCGACGACGGCGAGGACGATCGCGATCAGGATGCCAACGATGCGGCGCGTCATTGTCTGCGTTTCCTATCTCTGCCTGCGGTCAGCCGACCGTCTTGACCATGACCGCGCCGAGGCCGGTCGCCGAGTTGAACTGGCCGTTCCACGCCGACATCGGCGTGACGCCACGAGTGAAGTAGCCGAGGACGCACCAGTCCGTCCCCAGGCACTGGGTGCCGGTCAGCCACGATGGGGCGGAGCCCACGTTTTTGATGTTGTAGCCGGTGATGACGAAGGCGGCGACGCCCTTCAGGACGTATCGGCCGCCGCTGCGGCCGACGCGCTGCCCGTCGTAGATGCCCACGGCGACCGGGATGCGGTTGGCGACGGCGTAGCTCAAGACGCTCGCGCATCCGCCGGGTGTGGTGTTACGCAGCGTTCGGACCGAGCTGACCGAGCTCTGACAGCCCGTCGCCGCCGACGGTCGCAGCCAGCTCGCCTCGCCGTCGGCGTCCCACCAGTCGCCCCGGCCGGTGTAGCAGGAAGGCGTCCCGCTGCCGCTCCCGCCGCCGGAGCCGGAGGTGTTGAAGCTGAACTTCGCCTCGAACGACGTGCTGGGCAGCGTCGGCGGGGCCTGGCCGTAGCGCGTGCTGGAGCTGGTGGCCTGGTTGTAGCGGCGCTCGCACACGGTCATCGCCAGCCCGGTCATGGGCGCACCCCAGGCGACCCGGGAACACGCGCCGACCGTGGTGCCGGCGCTGGAGCCGGCGACCGCCCGGGCGAACGTCGGCGACAGCACGTACCGGTCGGAGTCGTTCGTCAGCGTCCGGGTGTGCACCTCGGCATAGCCGAGGGTGTTCGGCGGCAGCGACCGGCCCTGGCAGGCGGTCAGATTGTCGGGGTAGCCGCCCCGGCAGCGCGGCAACAGGCTTCTACCAGTGCGTACGTCCGTGCTGCCGCAGATCTCCTGAACGTCGGTGAGCCGGTCCTTGGCGTTGCCGTTGGCGTACTTGGTCTCGGCGGCGCTCGGATCGGTGCACTCGGTGGGCCGGCGGGCCGCGCAGTCGATCGCCACCGCGAGCGCGACCGCGTCCGCCCCGGACTGGAGCTCCTCGCGTTCGGCGTACAGCTGGCCGACGTCGACGGCGAGTGCGGCCCCGGCGAGCAGCACTCCGGTCGCGGTGAGCAGAGCGACGAGGACCGCCACCCCGCCCTCGTCGCGACGCAGGCGGCGGCGGAGCCGTGTACGCACGCTCGTCAGGCGCGGCATGGCATGACGCCCTTGCCGGTGACCGTCACGCCGTCGGTGAAAGGTCCGCCGAAGAGGGCGGCGATGCTGCCGACCGGGGTGATCCAGTCGAAGTCCAGTTCGGTGTGGACGGTGGCGTCCTCTTCATCGGTGTAGGGCGGATCGCAGTAGGTGCTCGGCGACACGACCCGGATCCGGGAGTCGACCTCGCGGGCGCGATTCGAGGCGGCGGCGGAGCGGACGGTGCTGGGTCCGGCGACGGCCGCCGCCCGGGCGCCCTCGCGGGCCGCCTCGGTCGCCTTGATCTGAGCGTGGACGAGCCGGCCGAAGTCGACGGTGGCGAAGACGATCAGCAGGAGCAGCGGCACCACGATGGCGAACTCCACCGCCGAGGCACCGCGATCCGCCCGCCACCGGCTCACGGGAAGACGCCCTCCGCGGTCGTGAACAACCCGATGATCGATTGTCCGAAGGCGGCGACCGCCCCGACGATCACTGCCGCGACCAGGGCCATGAACAGTGCGTACTCCACTGCGGTGGCGCCGCGGTCCGCCACCCGGCGGCGTGCGGCGATCCCGGCCAGGACGCACCGTGCCATGAACTGTGTTCTCATGCTCGACTTTCTGCTCAGCCCCCACCGATCCGCCCCCCGGTTCTGGCTACGCCCGACATGGTCGTGCGGGGCGCCCCACGCCCCGCACGGTCCGTCAAGCCGGGCTTACGGCGTTCCACCCTTGATGTCGTCGGCGATGCCGTTCAGCGTGTCCCGGATCGTGTCGCCGAGCGTCGTCACGGCGACGACGATGACGGCGGCGATCAGCGCGACGATGAGGCCGTATTCGACGGCCGTCGCACCCTCGTCCCGGGTCAGCCACAGTGCGCGGGCCTTCGAGTAGAGCTTGAGCATGTGCGGGAGCACCCCCTAGGAGGTCCGGCGAGAAGGGCTGACCGGACATTGTGGAGACATCATCGGCACTGCGCCGACTGTCACGGAGCTTGCGCTTCCGGCTCCGCGCCGTCAGTCAGGCGACCCGTTACCCGCCGACTCCGCACAGTGGGGCGTACTGGCGGAACGGCTGACCCCGGATCAACCATTGATGCCAGCCAATCAGGTGAGTAAACGTTTGCAGTGCCGCCGAATATCGGCATCAAAGCGGGCAAATAAGACAGCCCGCGAGGGGACTGAGAGCAGGCTGAGCGACCGAGTCGACTTCGCGACACCGCTCCCGCGAACGGCGTAAATCCGTTGCCGCTATTGGTGAGCGGCGAGCACCACGGCGGCGAGCCAGCCCAGCAGAAGGGCCGGGCCGAACGGCGATCGGGCCTTGCGGCCGCGCCGAATGAGGGCCACCACGGCGAACGGAGCGTTCACCAGGAACGGCAGGATCGCCCCGAAGACCACCGCGGGCCAGCCCAGGTAGCCGAGCACCAACCCCAGTACGCCCGCCAGCTTGACGTCGCCGAGTCCCATCGGAGCGCCGGGCAACACCGCGAACACCAGGTACGCCAGCAGCAGCGCGAGGCCGCCGAGCCAGCCCCGGGCGTACTCGGGCCAGGTGCCCGTGGCCACGGCGTGCAGGGTGAGCAGAACGGCGGTGCCGACGAACGTCACGAGCATGAGGGGATCGGGCAGCCGCTGCACCTTCAGGTCCACCACGGACATCAGTACGCCCATCGCCGCCACGAAGAGGCAGGCGAGCAGCAGGAACGACACCGGAAGCGCCCAGGCGAGCAGGGCGAAGGCGGCCG
This genomic interval carries:
- a CDS encoding Flp family type IVb pilin gives rise to the protein MRTQFMARCVLAGIAARRRVADRGATAVEYALFMALVAAVIVGAVAAFGQSIIGLFTTAEGVFP
- a CDS encoding pilus assembly protein TadG-related protein, yielding MPRLTSVRTRLRRRLRRDEGGVAVLVALLTATGVLLAGAALAVDVGQLYAEREELQSGADAVALAVAIDCAARRPTECTDPSAAETKYANGNAKDRLTDVQEICGSTDVRTGRSLLPRCRGGYPDNLTACQGRSLPPNTLGYAEVHTRTLTNDSDRYVLSPTFARAVAGSSAGTTVGACSRVAWGAPMTGLAMTVCERRYNQATSSSTRYGQAPPTLPSTSFEAKFSFNTSGSGGGSGSGTPSCYTGRGDWWDADGEASWLRPSAATGCQSSVSSVRTLRNTTPGGCASVLSYAVANRIPVAVGIYDGQRVGRSGGRYVLKGVAAFVITGYNIKNVGSAPSWLTGTQCLGTDWCVLGYFTRGVTPMSAWNGQFNSATGLGAVMVKTVG
- a CDS encoding Flp family type IVb pilin, with translation MLKLYSKARALWLTRDEGATAVEYGLIVALIAAVIVVAVTTLGDTIRDTLNGIADDIKGGTP
- a CDS encoding prepilin peptidase: MSSTSVALSGLAGGVGGLLTAWPAYRFSVPWGEPSRTACAGCGSGITSWVRLKHRCAGCGTASAVHPVWTALAGAAAFALLAWALPVSFLLLACLFVAAMGVLMSVVDLKVQRLPDPLMLVTFVGTAVLLTLHAVATGTWPEYARGWLGGLALLLAYLVFAVLPGAPMGLGDVKLAGVLGLVLGYLGWPAVVFGAILPFLVNAPFAVVALIRRGRKARSPFGPALLLGWLAAVVLAAHQ
- a CDS encoding TadE/TadG family type IV pilus assembly protein, whose protein sequence is MSRWRADRGASAVEFAIVVPLLLLIVFATVDFGRLVHAQIKATEAAREGARAAAVAGPSTVRSAAASNRAREVDSRIRVVSPSTYCDPPYTDEEDATVHTELDFDWITPVGSIAALFGGPFTDGVTVTGKGVMPCRA